The genomic stretch CGAGCCGCGACGGGGACAGCGACCCGGCGGCGGTGCTGCTGGACGTGGGGTATGAGTCGCCCACCGTGCAGGGGCCAGGCGCTGCCGGCGCGTCCGCCACTCAGTAGTTCCAGCCGAGACGGAAGCCGCGAGTCGGAAGCGGTGCTGCTGGACGTGGGCGGCCGGGCACGGCCGGTGCGTCCGTCGCTCAGAAGTTGAGGTGGATGTCGCCCGCGGGCATGCCGCGGGCCTGGAGCGTCGTCATCACGCCCCGCACCATCTCCTTCTGTCCGCAGAGGAAGGCCACCGCGGATTGCACGGGCCCTTCAACCAGGTGGGCCTGCACATAGCCGGTGAGGCCCTGCCAGCCGCTGGCGCCGGGCTGGCTGACGGTACGCACCACACGCACCCCTCCCGCTTCCCACTCGTGGAGCTCGTCCACGTAGGCGAAGGCGCCCGGTGTGCGCGCGCCGAAGTAGAGCGTCACCTGGCCGTAGGCGCCGCGCTCCAACTGGATGCTGGTGATGACGGAGCGGATGGCGGAGATGCCGGAGCCGGTGGCGAACAGGAGCACGTCCTGGCCTCGGGCGCGCTCCAGCGGGAAGCCCCGTCCTTCCGGCCGTGACACGTCGACGTGGGCGCCCCGGGGCAGGTGAATGAGGGCGTCTGGCAGCGGGCTGCCCACCTTGAGGAGGAACTCCCACTGCGTTCCCGGGCGGCCGGGCGGGGAGGCGATGGCAAAAAGCCCTTGTCCCACGCCAGGCAGGCGCAGGTGGACATATTGGCCCGGCCTCTCGTGGGTGCCGGCCAGGGGCGTGCCCTGGACGTCCAGCACCAAATCGGTGAGGCCATCTGCGGCGGGTGCACTGTCGGTGACGGTGGCCGGGTGCCAGTCGGGCATGTCGGGGTTTTAACCTACGCGCCTGACGCGTGCTGCCCCTGGTAGCCTGAGGGGGTGAAGAGTCTGCTCTGGACAATCTTGTTCATGCTGGGCCTG from Myxococcus xanthus encodes the following:
- a CDS encoding NAD-binding oxidoreductase; its protein translation is MPDWHPATVTDSAPAADGLTDLVLDVQGTPLAGTHERPGQYVHLRLPGVGQGLFAIASPPGRPGTQWEFLLKVGSPLPDALIHLPRGAHVDVSRPEGRGFPLERARGQDVLLFATGSGISAIRSVITSIQLERGAYGQVTLYFGARTPGAFAYVDELHEWEAGGVRVVRTVSQPGASGWQGLTGYVQAHLVEGPVQSAVAFLCGQKEMVRGVMTTLQARGMPAGDIHLNF